In one window of Tumebacillus algifaecis DNA:
- the galU gene encoding UTP--glucose-1-phosphate uridylyltransferase GalU, with the protein MKIRKAVIPAAGLGTRFLPATKAQPKEMMPIVDKPAIQYIVEEAVASGIESIIVVTGRNKRSIEDHFDKSVELEKTLAEKGKEELLKTVTEISQLAGIHYIRQKEPLGLGHAILCAQQFIGDEPFAVMLGDDIMLSERPALRQMIDIYEWYDTEVVGVQQVALPDVRKYGIIEPNRFEQPNMGRAMWVEDLVEKPAENEAPSNIAVMGRYILKPSIFPILERLQPGNGGEIQLTDALKDICREHPILALLLEGQRFDVGDKLGYLQATLKVALGRSELRSDLLAYLDDLLVQEKQRAN; encoded by the coding sequence ATGAAAATTAGAAAAGCGGTGATTCCGGCTGCTGGGCTAGGCACGCGCTTCCTACCCGCCACGAAAGCACAGCCAAAAGAGATGATGCCGATCGTCGACAAGCCAGCCATACAGTACATCGTCGAAGAAGCGGTGGCATCGGGGATCGAAAGCATCATTGTCGTGACCGGCCGCAACAAGCGCTCCATCGAAGACCATTTTGACAAATCTGTGGAGTTAGAAAAGACACTTGCAGAAAAGGGAAAGGAAGAATTGCTGAAAACGGTGACAGAAATTTCACAGTTGGCTGGCATCCACTACATTCGGCAAAAAGAGCCGCTCGGGCTTGGGCACGCGATCTTGTGCGCGCAACAGTTTATCGGCGATGAACCGTTTGCGGTGATGCTCGGTGATGACATCATGCTATCGGAGCGACCGGCGCTGCGGCAGATGATCGACATATATGAATGGTACGACACCGAAGTGGTCGGTGTGCAGCAGGTTGCGTTGCCTGACGTGAGAAAATACGGCATTATCGAACCGAATCGCTTCGAACAGCCGAATATGGGCCGAGCGATGTGGGTCGAAGATCTGGTGGAAAAACCGGCTGAGAATGAAGCGCCATCCAACATCGCAGTGATGGGGCGTTACATTTTGAAACCGTCGATTTTTCCAATTCTGGAGCGCTTGCAGCCGGGCAACGGGGGTGAGATCCAACTGACCGATGCACTCAAAGACATCTGCCGAGAACACCCGATACTAGCTTTGCTACTGGAAGGACAGCGCTTCGACGTCGGAGACAAGCTCGGCTATCTGCAAGCGACGCTGAAAGTTGCACTCGGGCGGTCGGAGCTTCGTTCTGATCTGCTCGCTTATCTTGATGACCTGCTGGTTCAGGAAAAGCAGCGAGCGAATTAA
- a CDS encoding glucose-6-phosphate isomerase: MFISTLGLAGFNTAEYAKLRLELEVAHAKLVEGDRKSQDNLGWMQPLDPDDEQVGKIIAAAEQIRRDADVLLVIGAGGSYLGARAGIEMLAGRSGTEILFLGHHLCTANLKEVFAKLKGRRVAVNVVSKSGTTLEPAIAFRLARRWMIDQYGVEEATRRIYVTTDPEKGALLAMAKKNGYKSFSIPERVGGRYSVLTVAGLLPMAVHGADIREMLRGAQEAARLYTNPRLEANTCYQYAVYRNFWYRNGKSIELLAGYDTRLRTLSDWWQQLFAESEGKDGKGIFPAVVQLTTDLHSVGQYIQQGPRHLLQTVLWVKQSDLNVTLPEMEDDLDGLGYLTGQDLHEINKRAFLGALTAHTNGGVPNVVLHLPDLTEQTIGHMFYFFMKACAVSSLLLGVNPFDQPGVEAYKRQMFHLLEERRTS; the protein is encoded by the coding sequence GTGTTCATTTCAACATTAGGACTTGCCGGATTTAATACTGCGGAATATGCGAAACTGAGGCTAGAGCTTGAAGTAGCCCATGCGAAGCTGGTCGAAGGAGATCGCAAGAGTCAGGACAATCTGGGATGGATGCAGCCGCTTGACCCGGATGATGAACAAGTCGGGAAGATCATCGCCGCAGCGGAACAGATTCGTCGGGATGCTGACGTGTTGCTGGTGATCGGTGCAGGCGGGTCATATTTGGGAGCGAGGGCTGGAATTGAAATGCTTGCGGGGCGAAGCGGGACGGAGATTCTTTTTCTCGGGCATCATCTCTGCACGGCAAATTTGAAGGAAGTGTTTGCAAAGCTGAAGGGACGGCGCGTGGCGGTAAACGTCGTCTCCAAATCGGGAACAACGCTTGAGCCTGCAATCGCTTTTCGTCTGGCAAGGCGCTGGATGATCGACCAATACGGTGTGGAGGAAGCGACTCGACGCATCTATGTCACCACCGACCCAGAAAAAGGCGCTCTGCTTGCGATGGCCAAAAAGAACGGCTACAAGTCGTTCTCCATTCCGGAACGGGTCGGCGGGCGTTATTCTGTCTTGACGGTGGCCGGACTGCTACCAATGGCTGTGCACGGCGCCGACATCCGCGAAATGCTACGCGGTGCTCAGGAAGCGGCCAGACTTTATACCAATCCGCGGCTAGAAGCAAACACCTGCTACCAGTATGCCGTCTATCGCAATTTCTGGTACCGGAACGGGAAATCGATCGAACTGCTCGCCGGATACGATACACGCTTGCGGACGTTATCAGACTGGTGGCAGCAACTTTTCGCCGAAAGCGAAGGCAAGGACGGAAAAGGCATCTTTCCTGCGGTGGTGCAGTTGACCACTGATCTGCATTCAGTCGGGCAGTACATCCAACAGGGGCCACGCCATCTCTTGCAGACAGTGCTCTGGGTGAAGCAGTCAGATCTGAACGTCACGCTACCCGAGATGGAAGATGATCTGGATGGATTGGGCTATCTGACTGGACAGGACTTGCATGAAATTAACAAACGGGCATTTTTAGGCGCGCTGACCGCCCACACGAACGGTGGCGTTCCAAACGTCGTCCTCCATCTGCCCGATTTAACGGAGCAGACGATTGGACATATGTTTTACTTCTTCATGAAAGCATGTGCGGTCAGTTCTCTTTTGCTAGGAGTCAACCCGTTTGATCAACCGGGGGTGGAAGCGTATAAACGTCAGATGTTTCATCTGCTCGAAGAAAGGAGAACTTCATGA